One region of Polaribacter pectinis genomic DNA includes:
- a CDS encoding xanthine dehydrogenase family protein molybdopterin-binding subunit gives MKLHKNDNFSRRNFLKTSVLASGGLLIGFNLITACKTEAEMPVDIANLNFNDFNAFIKISDDGYVTIFSPNPEIGQGVKTSMPMIIAEELDVEWSKVNVVQGALDTKNFQRQVAGGSQSIRFGWDALRQTGATTRQMLINAAAAKWNVDASTCKASKGIITNENGDKLGYGEVVKEAALLEVPDDVKLKEIKDFTIIGQEIVNVDIDKIITGKPLFGLDYKAEGMVYASVLRPPAFGQKLESFNDTKAKAVNGVSEVIKFGDKVAVLANSTWAAMKGKKALSAVWNDEKFESTENHNEILTNILDGKEFKVEREDGNIKKAFKTADKVIERTYHSPFLPHNCLEPMNFYADVTEDKVHLVGPIQTPQWTVNRVAKLLDRKAEDISCKMTRMGGGFGRRLYGDFALEAAEISSLAKKPIKVIFSREDDMTAGTYRPAIKYRIAASLKDGKVTGYHLKEAAVNGNMYGLIPNFFPAGCIPNYKVETGNYKSNITTGAWRAPYTNFLAFAEQSFFDELAAELNVDAIQLRLDLLQNVKNTDDKKIEYSGQRMEDTIKLVREKANWGKTKEGVYQGFAAYYSHNTHVAEIADIVLKDGFPVVKKVTVAADCGVVVNPTGARNQVEGGVLDGIGHAMYADLSFKKGKPNSKNFDTYRLIRMQETPKVEVYFVENQLSPTGLGEPGLPPAGGAVANAINVALGKRMYSQPFVKELKKENVLG, from the coding sequence ATGAAACTTCATAAAAACGATAATTTTAGTAGAAGAAACTTTTTAAAGACATCAGTTTTGGCAAGTGGTGGCTTATTAATAGGTTTTAATTTAATTACAGCTTGCAAAACTGAAGCAGAAATGCCAGTAGATATTGCAAACTTAAATTTTAACGATTTTAATGCATTTATTAAAATTTCTGATGATGGTTATGTAACTATTTTTTCTCCAAATCCAGAAATTGGCCAAGGTGTAAAAACATCTATGCCAATGATTATTGCAGAGGAATTAGATGTAGAATGGAGTAAAGTAAATGTTGTTCAAGGTGCTTTAGATACCAAAAATTTTCAAAGACAAGTTGCAGGAGGAAGCCAATCTATACGCTTTGGCTGGGACGCTTTAAGACAAACAGGAGCAACTACAAGACAAATGTTAATAAATGCTGCCGCAGCAAAATGGAACGTAGATGCATCTACTTGTAAAGCATCAAAAGGAATTATAACAAACGAAAATGGAGATAAATTAGGTTATGGAGAAGTTGTAAAAGAAGCAGCTTTATTAGAAGTGCCAGATGATGTTAAGTTGAAAGAAATTAAAGATTTTACAATTATTGGACAAGAAATTGTAAACGTAGATATTGATAAAATTATAACTGGAAAACCATTGTTTGGATTAGATTATAAAGCAGAAGGAATGGTATATGCTTCCGTTTTAAGACCCCCAGCATTTGGTCAAAAGTTAGAAAGTTTTAATGATACTAAAGCCAAAGCAGTAAATGGTGTTTCTGAAGTTATAAAATTTGGAGATAAAGTTGCCGTTTTAGCCAATTCAACATGGGCAGCAATGAAAGGCAAAAAAGCACTCTCTGCAGTTTGGAATGATGAAAAATTTGAATCTACAGAAAATCATAATGAAATCTTAACCAATATCTTAGATGGTAAAGAGTTTAAAGTAGAAAGAGAAGATGGAAATATTAAAAAGGCTTTTAAAACGGCAGATAAAGTAATAGAAAGAACATATCATTCTCCTTTTTTACCCCACAATTGTTTAGAACCAATGAATTTTTATGCAGATGTAACTGAAGATAAAGTTCATTTAGTTGGACCAATTCAAACGCCACAATGGACCGTGAATAGAGTTGCTAAACTATTAGACAGAAAAGCCGAAGATATTTCTTGTAAAATGACAAGAATGGGAGGTGGTTTTGGTAGACGTTTATATGGAGATTTTGCTTTAGAAGCTGCAGAAATTTCTAGTTTGGCAAAGAAACCTATAAAAGTTATATTTTCTAGAGAAGATGATATGACCGCTGGTACTTATAGACCAGCAATAAAATACAGAATTGCAGCATCTTTAAAAGATGGAAAAGTAACAGGTTATCATTTAAAAGAAGCTGCTGTAAACGGGAATATGTATGGCTTAATACCTAACTTTTTTCCTGCAGGTTGTATACCAAATTATAAAGTAGAAACAGGAAATTATAAAAGTAATATAACAACAGGAGCTTGGAGAGCACCTTACACTAATTTTTTAGCATTTGCAGAACAAAGTTTTTTTGATGAATTAGCAGCAGAATTAAATGTTGATGCAATTCAGTTACGTTTAGATTTGCTTCAAAATGTAAAAAATACAGACGATAAAAAAATAGAGTATTCTGGACAAAGAATGGAGGACACTATTAAATTAGTTAGAGAAAAAGCAAATTGGGGCAAAACTAAAGAAGGAGTTTACCAAGGATTTGCAGCCTATTATAGCCATAATACACACGTTGCAGAAATAGCAGACATTGTTTTAAAAGATGGTTTTCCTGTTGTTAAAAAAGTAACAGTTGCAGCAGATTGCGGAGTTGTTGTAAACCCAACAGGAGCAAGGAACCAAGTTGAAGGTGGAGTTTTGGATGGAATTGGGCATGCAATGTATGCAGATTTATCTTTTAAAAAAGGTAAACCTAATTCTAAAAACTTTGATACATATAGGTTGATAAGAATGCAAGAAACACCAAAGGTAGAGGTGTATTTTGTTGAAAATCAATTATCTCCAACAGGTTTAGGAGAACCAGGTTTACCACCTGCAGGAGGTGCTGTTGCAAATGCAATTAATGTAGCTTTAGGCAAGAGAATGTATAGTCAGCCGTTTGTAAAAGAGTTAAAAAAGGAAAATGTTTTAGGATAG
- a CDS encoding (2Fe-2S)-binding protein, which produces MPNYNLNINGKMRSVSVDEDTPLLWVLRDELNLVGTKFGCGIAQCGACTVHIDGVATRSCQMQVSILDDVKITTIEGLSNDGKHPVQEAWKEIDVPQCGYCQAGQIMTATAFLNENKNPSEEEIRQAMHGNICRCASYNRIEKAVKVAAKKMS; this is translated from the coding sequence ATGCCAAACTATAATTTAAACATTAACGGAAAAATGAGATCTGTTTCTGTAGACGAAGACACACCATTATTGTGGGTTTTAAGAGACGAACTTAATTTAGTAGGCACAAAATTTGGTTGCGGAATTGCGCAATGTGGCGCTTGTACAGTTCATATAGATGGTGTTGCAACAAGAAGTTGCCAAATGCAAGTTTCTATTTTAGATGATGTAAAAATTACAACAATTGAAGGCTTGTCTAATGATGGAAAACATCCAGTACAAGAAGCTTGGAAAGAAATTGATGTTCCACAATGTGGTTATTGCCAAGCAGGACAAATAATGACTGCAACAGCTTTTTTAAATGAGAATAAAAATCCTTCAGAAGAAGAAATTAGACAAGCAATGCACGGAAATATTTGTAGATGTGCATCATATAATAGAATTGAAAAAGCGGTAAAAGTTGCTGCAAAAAAAATGTCTTAA
- a CDS encoding single-stranded DNA-binding protein codes for MSTLRNKVQLIGNLGNNPEIITLDSGKKLAKFSIATNESYKNANGEKVTDTQWHNIVAWNKTAEIIEKYLEKGNEVAIEGKLTSRSYETKEGEKRYVTEVVCNELLMLGGK; via the coding sequence ATGAGTACGTTAAGAAACAAAGTACAGTTAATTGGAAATTTAGGAAACAACCCAGAAATTATCACTTTAGATAGTGGTAAAAAACTTGCAAAATTTTCTATTGCAACAAATGAAAGCTATAAAAATGCAAATGGCGAAAAAGTAACAGACACACAATGGCATAACATTGTAGCTTGGAACAAAACAGCAGAAATTATAGAAAAATATTTAGAAAAAGGAAATGAAGTTGCAATTGAAGGAAAACTTACTTCTAGAAGTTATGAAACCAAAGAAGGAGAAAAGAGATATGTAACAGAAGTAGTCTGTAACGAATTACTAATGTTAGGAGGAAAATAG
- a CDS encoding CBS domain-containing protein, translated as MGIKSFQGKRDTSQPKAASEILVSDYMTTTLITFKAEDSLDHVINQLITYKISGGPVVNDKNELIGIISETDCIKHISESKYYNMPADTNNTVGKYMVTDVDTIDKDMNIFDAAFKFISSHRRRFPVVENGKLIGQLSQKDVLKAAIKVQGNTW; from the coding sequence ATGGGAATTAAAAGCTTTCAAGGAAAAAGAGACACATCGCAACCAAAAGCAGCATCAGAAATATTAGTATCTGATTATATGACAACTACCTTAATAACTTTTAAGGCAGAAGATTCTTTAGACCATGTAATTAATCAATTAATTACCTATAAAATTTCTGGAGGTCCTGTTGTAAATGATAAAAATGAGCTTATTGGTATTATTTCTGAAACGGACTGTATTAAACATATTTCTGAAAGTAAATACTATAATATGCCTGCAGATACCAATAATACTGTTGGTAAATATATGGTTACAGATGTAGATACTATAGACAAAGACATGAACATTTTTGATGCCGCTTTTAAGTTTATTAGTTCTCACAGAAGAAGATTTCCTGTGGTAGAAAACGGAAAACTAATTGGGCAATTAAGTCAGAAAGATGTTTTAAAAGCTGCAATTAAAGTACAAGGTAATACTTGGTAG
- a CDS encoding M28 family peptidase: protein MKAFSSLVSVFIILGVIYWSFSDAKPSLSNEKATLKTEFSVENALYHLKNITKEAHYVGSEDHKKVQNYIIAELQKMGLETELQTQTAINKKWFAATTTENIIAKIKGSENGKALMLLTHYDSNPHSSIGASDAGSGVVTILEGIRAFLAKNTTPKNDIIILISDAEELGLLGAQAFVDAHKWTKDIGLVLNFEARGSGGPSYMLMETNGKNSKLLSEFIAAKPNFPATNSLMYSIYKKLPNDTDLTVFREDADINGFNFAFIGDHFDYHTAQDSYERLDRETLLHQADYFTTSLNYFSNSDLSNLNSDEDFVYVNFPFSKLLTYPFSWSSPLLIIAIILFVVLLFFGISFNKLTVKSSFKSFIPFLFSIILCGGVSFGLWKLLLVIHPQYKDILHGFTYNGYTYIIAFVFLNLWILFKVYKYFLKQDKTTDLLIAPIFIWLIINVLISIYLKGASFFIIPVFSALFILAIAIFMDLEEKAKRILFTILSIPTIYIFAPLIKMFPVGLGLGILFVSGIIIALVFGLMIFTFYQKKSFWMQKSAGLLTLIFFGIASFNSGFSIENKKPNSIVYIQNSDDNTAYFGTYNTTLDAYTEQIFDASAIKGSITNAETKSKYNTRFKYHKKTENRAISSSEIITEIDTVIGNKRFLELTITPNRKINKFEFITKTPLKLRQFKVNDVLVNDGKTYSVRNGTFLVYHLGNQDKEVSLSFSIDKDAVLNFIINEISYDLLSNTNFSIKPRTDEMMPMPFVTNDAIIISKSLKL from the coding sequence ATGAAAGCCTTTTCTTCCCTTGTTTCTGTGTTTATAATTTTAGGTGTTATTTATTGGAGTTTTTCTGATGCTAAACCTTCTTTATCTAATGAAAAAGCAACTTTAAAAACTGAATTCTCTGTAGAAAACGCTCTTTATCACCTTAAAAATATTACAAAAGAAGCACATTATGTAGGTTCTGAAGATCATAAAAAAGTTCAGAATTATATTATTGCAGAACTACAAAAAATGGGTTTAGAAACAGAACTACAAACCCAAACTGCTATTAATAAAAAATGGTTTGCAGCAACAACTACAGAAAATATTATTGCCAAAATAAAAGGTTCTGAAAACGGAAAAGCTTTAATGTTACTAACTCATTACGACTCTAACCCACATTCTTCTATTGGCGCAAGTGATGCTGGTTCTGGTGTAGTTACAATTTTAGAAGGAATAAGAGCTTTTTTAGCTAAAAACACAACACCAAAAAATGATATAATTATTCTAATTTCTGATGCTGAAGAACTAGGTTTATTAGGTGCTCAAGCTTTTGTTGATGCTCATAAATGGACAAAAGACATTGGTTTGGTTTTAAATTTTGAAGCTAGAGGAAGTGGTGGCCCAAGTTATATGTTAATGGAAACTAATGGTAAAAACAGCAAGCTTTTATCAGAATTTATTGCTGCAAAACCTAACTTTCCTGCAACAAACTCCTTAATGTATTCTATCTACAAAAAATTACCTAACGATACTGATTTGACGGTTTTTAGAGAAGATGCAGATATAAACGGATTTAACTTTGCTTTTATTGGCGATCATTTCGATTATCATACAGCGCAAGATTCTTATGAGCGTTTAGACAGAGAAACACTCTTGCATCAAGCAGATTATTTTACAACATCTTTAAATTATTTTTCTAATTCAGATTTATCTAACTTAAATTCTGATGAAGATTTTGTCTATGTTAATTTTCCGTTTTCAAAGTTATTAACCTATCCGTTTTCTTGGAGTTCTCCTCTATTAATTATTGCTATTATTCTTTTTGTAGTGTTACTCTTCTTCGGAATTTCTTTTAATAAATTAACTGTAAAAAGTAGTTTTAAAAGCTTTATTCCTTTTCTATTTTCAATTATTTTATGTGGTGGAGTTTCTTTTGGATTATGGAAATTATTATTGGTTATTCACCCACAATACAAAGACATTTTACATGGTTTTACCTATAATGGTTACACGTATATTATTGCTTTTGTTTTCTTAAACCTTTGGATTTTATTTAAAGTATACAAATACTTTTTAAAGCAAGATAAAACTACAGATTTATTAATTGCGCCCATTTTTATTTGGCTGATAATTAATGTTCTTATCAGTATCTATTTAAAAGGAGCTAGCTTTTTTATCATTCCTGTTTTTTCTGCATTATTCATTTTAGCAATTGCCATTTTTATGGATTTAGAAGAAAAAGCCAAACGAATTTTATTCACCATATTATCTATACCAACTATTTATATTTTTGCGCCTTTAATTAAAATGTTTCCCGTTGGTTTAGGTTTGGGTATTTTATTTGTAAGCGGAATTATTATAGCATTAGTTTTTGGTTTAATGATTTTTACTTTTTATCAAAAAAAATCTTTTTGGATGCAAAAATCAGCAGGTTTGTTAACTCTTATTTTCTTTGGAATTGCTTCTTTTAATAGTGGTTTCTCTATAGAAAATAAAAAACCGAACAGTATTGTTTATATTCAGAATTCTGATGATAACACTGCTTATTTTGGTACTTATAATACTACTTTAGATGCTTATACAGAACAAATTTTTGATGCATCTGCAATAAAAGGAAGTATTACAAATGCAGAAACAAAAAGTAAATACAATACTCGTTTTAAATATCATAAGAAAACAGAAAATAGAGCTATTTCATCTTCAGAAATTATAACAGAAATAGATACTGTTATTGGCAATAAACGATTTTTAGAATTGACGATAACGCCAAATAGAAAAATAAATAAGTTTGAATTTATTACAAAAACTCCTCTAAAGCTAAGGCAATTTAAAGTGAACGATGTTTTAGTTAACGATGGAAAAACGTATAGCGTAAGAAATGGTACTTTTTTAGTGTATCATTTAGGAAATCAAGACAAAGAGGTTTCGCTTTCTTTTTCTATTGATAAAGACGCTGTTTTAAATTTTATAATAAATGAAATTTCTTATGATTTATTAAGTAATACTAATTTTTCTATAAAACCTAGAACCGATGAAATGATGCCAATGCCATTTGTAACTAATGACGCTATTATTATTTCTAAAAGCTTAAAACTCTAG
- the pyk gene encoding pyruvate kinase, producing MKAYKKTKIVATLGPATDTKEKLTELARAGVNVFRINFSHADYDNVKENVKRIREINQENGFNVAILADLQGPKLRVGVMEDGVVLNDGDLFTFTTEKCIGTKEKAFMTYGRFPKDVKVGEHILVDDGKLLFEVVSTDKDKEVVVKTIVGGDLKSKKGVNLPNTAISLPALTKKDKEDAIFALGLEVDWMALSFVRTPEDLRMLRDLIDEHSEYRVPVIAKIEKPEAVENIDSLIPYCDGLMVARGDLGVEIPMQEVPLIQKMLVQRAKKARIPVIIATQMMETMIENSVPTRAEVNDVANSIMDGADAVMLSGETSVGKHPLRVIQKMREIIVSVENSDLIKVPHQAPHIRTNRFITKAVCHHAALMANDIDAAAISTLTNSGYTAFQISAWRPKSKILAFSSEKRILGKLNLLWGVKAFYYDKNLSTDDTVVDINKISKEKGYVEEGDLMINLTSMPVEAKGMVNTLRISEVE from the coding sequence ATGAAAGCATACAAAAAAACAAAAATAGTAGCCACATTAGGCCCTGCAACAGACACTAAAGAAAAGTTAACCGAATTAGCAAGAGCAGGTGTAAATGTTTTTAGAATTAATTTCTCTCATGCAGATTACGATAACGTAAAGGAAAACGTAAAGAGAATTCGAGAAATTAACCAAGAAAACGGATTTAACGTTGCGATTTTAGCAGATTTACAAGGTCCTAAATTACGTGTTGGAGTAATGGAAGATGGTGTTGTATTAAATGACGGTGATCTATTTACTTTTACTACAGAAAAATGTATTGGTACTAAAGAAAAGGCATTTATGACTTACGGACGTTTTCCAAAAGACGTAAAAGTTGGAGAACATATTTTAGTTGATGATGGTAAACTATTATTCGAAGTAGTTTCTACAGATAAAGACAAAGAAGTAGTAGTAAAAACTATAGTTGGTGGAGATTTAAAATCTAAAAAAGGAGTTAACTTACCAAATACAGCAATTTCTTTACCTGCATTAACTAAAAAAGATAAAGAAGATGCAATTTTTGCTTTAGGATTAGAGGTAGATTGGATGGCACTTTCTTTTGTAAGAACACCAGAAGATTTAAGAATGTTACGTGATTTAATTGATGAACATTCAGAATATAGAGTTCCAGTAATTGCAAAAATTGAAAAGCCAGAAGCTGTAGAAAATATAGATTCTTTAATTCCTTACTGTGACGGATTAATGGTTGCACGTGGAGATTTAGGAGTAGAAATACCAATGCAAGAAGTACCATTAATTCAAAAAATGTTGGTACAAAGAGCTAAAAAAGCTAGAATTCCTGTAATTATTGCAACTCAAATGATGGAAACAATGATCGAAAATTCTGTTCCAACAAGAGCAGAAGTAAATGACGTTGCAAACTCTATTATGGATGGTGCAGATGCAGTAATGCTTTCTGGAGAAACTTCTGTTGGGAAACACCCTTTAAGAGTGATTCAAAAAATGAGAGAGATTATAGTGAGCGTAGAAAATTCAGATTTAATTAAAGTACCACATCAGGCACCACATATTAGAACGAATAGATTTATTACAAAAGCAGTTTGTCATCATGCAGCATTAATGGCTAATGATATTGATGCAGCAGCAATCTCTACATTAACAAATAGTGGCTATACAGCATTTCAAATTTCTGCTTGGAGACCAAAATCTAAAATATTAGCATTTTCATCAGAAAAAAGAATTTTAGGAAAACTAAATTTACTTTGGGGTGTTAAAGCTTTTTATTATGATAAAAATTTAAGTACAGATGATACTGTTGTAGACATTAATAAAATTTCTAAAGAAAAAGGTTACGTTGAAGAAGGAGATTTAATGATTAACCTTACTTCTATGCCTGTTGAAGCTAAAGGAATGGTAAATACATTACGTATTTCTGAAGTAGAATAG
- a CDS encoding IPExxxVDY family protein, translated as MQVHALGLDDFCEEEYSLIGIHTTLEDYKLAYLLNKNLQTRFSKSDKDLEFEKEKNKISFSIYNFCSTTYDYEWFLIANSFKKENKTNSNELSLTTETKTYLIPEKKKVDFFIKISGEVDYSFVLNTIEQIKKIEQVITSYSIDYNTLKSKDFLIF; from the coding sequence ATGCAAGTTCACGCTTTAGGGTTAGATGATTTTTGTGAGGAAGAATATTCCTTAATAGGAATTCACACAACATTAGAAGATTATAAGCTAGCTTATTTATTAAACAAAAATCTACAAACCCGATTTTCTAAATCAGATAAAGATTTAGAATTTGAGAAAGAAAAAAACAAAATATCTTTTTCTATTTATAATTTTTGCAGTACCACTTATGACTATGAATGGTTTTTAATCGCAAACAGTTTTAAAAAAGAAAATAAAACAAATTCTAACGAATTATCATTAACAACAGAAACAAAAACATATCTAATACCAGAAAAGAAAAAAGTAGATTTTTTTATTAAAATTTCTGGCGAAGTAGATTATAGTTTTGTTTTAAATACGATAGAGCAAATAAAAAAAATTGAACAAGTAATTACATCTTATTCAATAGATTATAACACATTAAAGTCTAAAGACTTTTTAATATTTTAA
- the rnc gene encoding ribonuclease III — MNFIRKIVKSHSVEDAELYIELKKLLNFSPRKINKYKKAFTHRSVQMLDKKGIPINYERLEFLGDSILGSVIASYLYKKVPEGTEGYLTQMRSKIVSREHLNELGKDLNLIKFVKSNIDQANVGDNIHGNIFEALVGAIYLDKGYNFCQKFIHEKVIVPYVDIEKLEGKITSYKGLIIEWCQKQKKKYSFDTYEDSGNESIKHFSVKISIDGEQIAKGRATSKKKAEEMASKRVYYAFQNEISLN; from the coding sequence ATGAATTTTATTCGTAAAATAGTTAAATCGCATTCAGTTGAAGATGCAGAATTATATATCGAATTAAAAAAACTACTCAATTTTTCTCCAAGAAAAATTAACAAATACAAAAAAGCATTTACACATAGATCTGTGCAAATGTTAGATAAAAAAGGTATTCCCATTAATTACGAACGTTTAGAGTTTTTGGGAGACTCTATTTTAGGCTCTGTAATTGCCTCTTATTTATATAAAAAAGTACCAGAAGGTACAGAAGGTTACTTAACGCAAATGCGCTCTAAAATTGTAAGTAGAGAACATTTAAACGAATTAGGTAAAGACCTAAACTTAATTAAATTTGTAAAAAGTAATATAGACCAAGCTAATGTTGGAGACAACATTCATGGGAATATTTTTGAAGCTTTAGTTGGAGCTATTTATTTAGATAAAGGGTATAATTTTTGTCAGAAATTTATACATGAAAAAGTAATTGTACCTTATGTAGATATAGAAAAACTAGAAGGAAAAATTACAAGCTACAAAGGTTTAATTATAGAATGGTGCCAAAAACAAAAGAAAAAATATTCTTTTGATACTTATGAAGATTCAGGAAATGAATCCATAAAACACTTTAGTGTTAAAATAAGTATAGATGGAGAGCAAATAGCCAAAGGTAGAGCAACTTCAAAGAAAAAAGCAGAAGAAATGGCATCAAAAAGAGTGTACTATGCTTTTCAAAATGAAATCTCTCTTAACTAA
- the fabF gene encoding beta-ketoacyl-ACP synthase II, whose translation MQLKRVVVTGLGALTPIGNNIEEYWNALVNGVSGAAPVTYYDAAKFKTRFACELKNFTATDFIDRKEARKMDRFTQYAMVASDEAIADAKLDLEKIDKLRVGVIWGAGIGGLETFQNEVLNFAAGDGTPRFNPFFIPKMIADIAPGNISIKNGFMGPNYTTVSACASSANAMIDALNYIRLGYCDVIVTGGSEAAVTIAGMGGFSSMHALSTRNESPETASRPFDAERDGFVLGEGAGAIILESYEHAKARGAKIYAEVIGGGMSSDAYHITAPHPEGIGVIAVMKNCLENSGIKPEDVDHINTHGTSTPLGDVAELKAISAVFGDHAKNININSTKSMTGHLLGAAGAIESIACILAMEHGIVPPTINHQNVDENINPELNLTLNKPQKRDVKVAMSNTFGFGGHNACVAFKKLDE comes from the coding sequence ATGCAATTAAAACGAGTTGTAGTCACTGGACTTGGCGCATTAACGCCAATTGGGAATAATATTGAAGAATATTGGAACGCTTTAGTTAACGGAGTTAGCGGAGCAGCACCTGTAACGTATTATGATGCTGCCAAGTTCAAAACTCGTTTTGCATGTGAATTAAAAAACTTTACAGCAACCGATTTTATTGATAGAAAGGAAGCTAGAAAAATGGATCGATTTACGCAGTATGCTATGGTAGCTTCAGATGAAGCAATTGCAGATGCTAAATTAGATTTAGAAAAAATTGACAAATTACGCGTAGGTGTAATTTGGGGAGCAGGAATTGGAGGCTTGGAAACATTTCAGAACGAAGTTTTAAACTTTGCTGCTGGAGATGGAACACCAAGATTTAATCCATTCTTTATCCCAAAAATGATTGCAGATATTGCTCCAGGAAATATTTCTATAAAAAATGGATTTATGGGGCCTAACTATACAACTGTATCCGCATGTGCTTCTTCTGCAAATGCAATGATAGATGCGTTAAACTATATTCGTTTAGGATACTGTGACGTTATTGTTACAGGAGGTTCAGAGGCCGCAGTTACTATTGCTGGTATGGGAGGTTTTAGCTCTATGCATGCATTATCTACTAGAAATGAAAGCCCAGAAACTGCCTCAAGACCTTTTGACGCAGAACGTGATGGTTTTGTTTTAGGTGAAGGTGCAGGTGCTATTATTTTAGAAAGTTATGAGCATGCAAAAGCAAGAGGAGCTAAAATTTATGCAGAAGTTATTGGAGGCGGAATGTCTTCTGATGCTTATCACATTACAGCGCCACATCCAGAAGGAATTGGTGTAATTGCCGTAATGAAAAACTGTTTAGAAAATTCAGGAATTAAACCAGAAGATGTAGATCATATTAATACACATGGTACTTCTACACCTTTGGGAGATGTTGCAGAATTAAAAGCAATTTCAGCTGTTTTTGGAGATCATGCTAAAAATATTAATATTAACTCTACAAAATCTATGACAGGGCATTTGTTAGGTGCTGCAGGAGCTATTGAATCTATTGCTTGTATTTTAGCAATGGAACATGGTATAGTGCCACCAACAATTAATCATCAGAATGTTGATGAAAATATAAACCCTGAATTAAATTTAACTTTAAACAAGCCTCAAAAAAGAGATGTTAAAGTTGCAATGAGTAATACTTTTGGTTTTGGTGGTCACAATGCTTGTGTAGCTTTTAAGAAATTAGATGAATAG
- a CDS encoding acyl carrier protein, with protein sequence MSDIASRVKAIIVDKLGVDDNEVTTEASFTNDLGADSLDTVELIMEFEKEFDIQIPDDQAENIGTVGQAVSYIEEAKK encoded by the coding sequence ATGTCAGACATTGCATCAAGAGTAAAAGCGATTATCGTAGACAAATTAGGCGTTGACGATAACGAAGTAACAACAGAAGCTAGCTTCACAAATGATTTAGGAGCAGATTCTTTAGATACTGTTGAATTAATTATGGAATTCGAAAAAGAATTTGATATTCAAATTCCAGATGACCAAGCTGAAAATATCGGAACAGTAGGTCAAGCAGTTAGCTATATTGAAGAAGCAAAAAAGTAA
- a CDS encoding phosphoribosylglycinamide formyltransferase: protein MKRIVVFASGSGTNAENIIKFFNHTKTAKVTQVLCNNEHAKVFNRCKNLKTKCLHFTKNDFITTDVVLDILKKEADFIILAGFLWKIPEKIIAAFPNKIINIHPALLPKYGGKGMYGMNVHRAVKENKEAETGITIHFVNANYDEGAIIFQAKTALLEEDTAETIAEKIHVLEQRYFPRIIEDTILGVNE from the coding sequence ATGAAGCGTATTGTTGTTTTTGCTTCTGGTTCTGGAACGAACGCAGAAAATATTATTAAGTTTTTTAATCACACTAAAACTGCTAAAGTTACTCAAGTGCTGTGTAACAATGAACATGCCAAAGTTTTTAACCGTTGTAAAAACCTAAAAACCAAATGTTTACATTTTACTAAAAATGATTTTATTACTACTGATGTTGTATTAGATATCTTAAAAAAGGAAGCCGACTTTATAATTTTAGCTGGCTTTTTATGGAAAATTCCTGAAAAAATTATTGCTGCTTTTCCAAATAAAATAATAAACATTCATCCAGCATTATTACCAAAATATGGAGGAAAAGGAATGTACGGAATGAATGTTCATAGAGCCGTTAAAGAAAATAAAGAAGCTGAAACGGGTATAACAATTCACTTTGTAAATGCTAATTATGATGAAGGAGCCATTATTTTTCAAGCTAAAACGGCTCTTTTAGAAGAAGATACTGCAGAAACTATCGCAGAAAAAATTCATGTTTTAGAACAGCGCTATTTTCCGAGAATAATTGAAGATACAATTTTAGGAGTAAATGAGTAA